The following are encoded together in the Lusitaniella coriacea LEGE 07157 genome:
- a CDS encoding ATP-binding protein — translation MKSTIIPSKIVKERRDYNAWVANETLEDYSLRYAPKSFRRWSEATVANTALGGISFLALEAIGGSLVIGYGFANTFWAIVIVSALIFAAGVPIAYYAAKYNIDIDLLTRGAGFGYIGSTITSLVYASFTFIFFALEAAIMAQALKLYFGLPLSLGYLFCSLIIIPLVFYGVTLINKLQLWTQPIWLSLMIAPYIFVGYKEPDCWSNWLNFGGNSPSGASFDPLLFGAAATVIFSLIAQLGEQVDYLRFLPDKQENNRLRWWGAVIAAGPGWIIVGAAKLLGGAFLTSLAIAHGTSLIQAKEPIQMYLAGFADVFGNPKITLAVAVLFVIISQIKINVTNAYAGSLAWSNFFSRLTHSHPGRVVWLIFNIAIALLLMELGVFDTLEAVLGLYSHVAIAWVGALVADLAINKPLKLSPSYIEFKRAYLYNFNPVGFGSMAIASLISILAFIGTFGDYAQAYSSFLALGIAFTLSPLIAWLTQGKYYIARENPLRQTVNLNPPLITCYVCEQSYEPDDSAYCPVYDSYICSLCCSLEAKCHDSCKTTEEQPSLIQTLASVLFQNKLSPQLSIRIIRFTASFLLLAGIVGATVGFVFYFGIGESSQFSALATAMLLKIFSVLYVLLLVFCAMGAWWFVLSEESRVLAEEELEKQNDQLQGEIQERQRAQTALQGLTHELEMRVEQRTAELSEALTNLKQTQSQLVQTEKMSSLGQLVAGVAHEINNPVNFIHGNVTHATGYIQDLLELIQAYRTEFPHSPPIIEDLTEEIELDFLLEDLPNLLTSMQVGTERIREIVLSLRVFSRLDEAECKAVNLHEGIDSTLMILGNRLKATSERPQIEIVRDYGALPLVECYAGQLNQVFMNLFANAIDAFEEYNKGRSYPEIANNPNRMTIQTRLLEDNKVLIAIADNGTGISQDVRTKVFEPFFTTKGVERGTGLGLSISYQIVVEKHQGTFRCVSSPGEGTTFIIEIPTSLDLKGEENSNSPNKIPC, via the coding sequence ATGAAATCAACAATAATTCCCTCTAAAATTGTTAAAGAGAGACGAGATTATAACGCTTGGGTTGCCAACGAAACACTTGAGGACTATTCCCTCCGATATGCGCCTAAATCGTTTCGTAGATGGTCTGAAGCGACAGTTGCGAATACTGCTTTGGGCGGTATTTCTTTTCTGGCTTTAGAAGCAATCGGCGGCTCGTTAGTCATTGGCTATGGATTTGCCAATACGTTCTGGGCGATTGTTATTGTTAGTGCATTGATTTTTGCGGCTGGCGTGCCAATTGCTTACTATGCGGCAAAATACAACATTGATATCGATTTATTAACAAGAGGAGCGGGTTTTGGCTACATCGGCTCGACGATTACCTCCCTTGTTTATGCCTCATTTACTTTTATTTTCTTTGCCCTAGAAGCGGCAATTATGGCTCAAGCGCTGAAGCTCTATTTTGGCTTGCCGCTCTCTTTGGGATATTTATTCTGTTCTCTGATTATTATTCCTTTAGTCTTTTATGGCGTAACTTTGATTAATAAGTTGCAATTGTGGACGCAACCTATATGGTTATCTCTCATGATTGCCCCTTATATTTTTGTTGGGTATAAAGAGCCAGATTGTTGGAGCAATTGGCTGAATTTTGGAGGAAATTCACCAAGTGGTGCGAGTTTCGATCCGCTATTATTTGGAGCAGCCGCAACCGTCATCTTCTCTTTAATCGCTCAACTGGGAGAACAGGTTGATTACCTGCGTTTTTTGCCAGATAAGCAGGAAAATAACCGCTTGAGGTGGTGGGGTGCTGTCATTGCAGCCGGTCCCGGTTGGATTATTGTAGGGGCAGCTAAACTCTTGGGGGGAGCCTTTTTAACCTCTCTCGCGATCGCGCACGGCACTAGTTTGATCCAAGCAAAAGAACCAATCCAAATGTATTTGGCAGGCTTTGCCGATGTGTTTGGCAATCCCAAAATAACGCTTGCTGTCGCGGTGCTATTCGTCATTATTTCCCAAATTAAGATTAACGTCACCAATGCCTACGCGGGTTCTCTCGCGTGGTCTAACTTTTTCTCCCGCTTAACCCACTCCCATCCGGGACGAGTCGTCTGGCTGATTTTTAATATCGCGATCGCGCTTTTGCTGATGGAGTTAGGCGTATTCGACACCCTAGAAGCGGTTTTAGGGCTGTATTCCCACGTTGCAATTGCCTGGGTTGGGGCTTTAGTTGCCGATTTGGCGATCAATAAACCCCTGAAACTCAGTCCCTCGTACATCGAATTCAAACGCGCTTATTTATATAATTTCAATCCCGTTGGCTTTGGTTCGATGGCGATCGCGTCCCTCATCTCCATTCTTGCCTTTATTGGCACTTTTGGGGATTATGCCCAAGCTTACTCCTCATTTCTCGCTTTAGGAATTGCCTTCACGCTCTCGCCTCTGATTGCTTGGCTGACTCAAGGAAAATATTACATTGCCAGAGAGAACCCTCTACGTCAGACGGTGAATCTCAATCCTCCCCTCATTACCTGCTATGTTTGCGAACAATCCTACGAACCCGATGATAGCGCCTATTGTCCGGTGTATGACAGCTATATTTGTTCTCTGTGTTGCAGTTTAGAAGCAAAATGTCACGACAGTTGCAAAACAACCGAAGAACAACCTTCTCTAATTCAAACGCTGGCATCAGTTCTGTTTCAGAATAAACTTTCTCCCCAACTCAGCATCAGAATTATCCGCTTCACAGCCTCTTTCTTGTTGTTAGCTGGAATTGTTGGCGCAACTGTTGGATTTGTTTTCTACTTTGGCATTGGGGAATCTTCTCAATTTTCCGCGCTTGCGACAGCAATGCTCCTCAAAATCTTTTCAGTACTCTACGTTCTGCTATTAGTATTCTGTGCGATGGGAGCTTGGTGGTTTGTCCTCAGCGAAGAAAGCCGGGTGCTAGCAGAAGAAGAACTCGAAAAGCAAAACGACCAACTCCAAGGCGAAATACAAGAGCGACAGCGAGCGCAAACCGCGCTACAAGGTTTGACCCACGAGTTAGAGATGCGAGTCGAACAGCGCACCGCAGAACTCTCTGAAGCCCTAACGAATCTCAAACAAACTCAAAGCCAACTGGTACAGACAGAAAAAATGTCCAGTTTGGGACAGTTAGTGGCTGGGGTGGCTCATGAAATCAATAATCCCGTGAACTTCATCCACGGCAATGTCACTCACGCAACGGGCTATATCCAAGATTTACTGGAATTAATCCAAGCCTATCGAACAGAATTTCCGCATTCACCGCCAATCATAGAAGACCTTACAGAAGAAATTGAACTCGATTTTTTGTTAGAAGACTTGCCCAACCTCCTCACATCAATGCAAGTCGGCACAGAACGCATTCGCGAAATAGTTCTTTCCTTGCGCGTGTTTTCCCGTTTGGATGAAGCAGAATGCAAAGCAGTCAATCTGCACGAAGGCATTGATAGCACGTTAATGATTTTAGGGAACCGCCTCAAAGCGACTTCAGAGCGCCCGCAAATTGAAATTGTGCGGGATTACGGTGCATTACCTCTGGTTGAATGCTATGCGGGACAATTAAATCAGGTTTTTATGAACTTGTTCGCTAACGCGATCGATGCGTTTGAGGAGTATAACAAAGGGCGTTCCTACCCAGAAATCGCGAACAATCCCAACCGAATGACCATTCAAACCCGCTTGCTTGAGGATAACAAAGTCTTA
- a CDS encoding helix-turn-helix transcriptional regulator gives MFIDRGKKLALWRDREKFEDIHPMFATASIMNPRRETPPLKHLASKKQNFKREPIFQAILEGFVDGVIVLNHRGEFLHANHKACALCEQLPNRSSLPHNVPEDIWRVCEALLDSRDCFPRQRFAIESEVSTIHETSLRLRGRWFQLVESDPPYLLIVLEDRQQSIQQQAIADKEKYGLTRREAEVWALRRAHHSYKAIAAKLYISENTVKKHMKNINAKRQAVMWAEEDRN, from the coding sequence ATGTTCATCGATCGCGGAAAGAAATTGGCTCTTTGGCGCGATCGCGAAAAATTTGAGGATATTCACCCTATGTTTGCTACTGCTTCTATCATGAATCCCCGTCGCGAAACGCCCCCACTCAAGCACCTTGCTTCAAAAAAGCAAAACTTTAAGCGCGAACCCATTTTTCAAGCCATCCTAGAAGGGTTCGTTGATGGCGTAATCGTCTTGAATCATCGCGGCGAATTTTTACACGCGAACCACAAAGCTTGCGCCTTATGCGAGCAATTACCCAATCGTTCGTCCCTTCCCCACAACGTTCCCGAAGACATTTGGCGCGTCTGCGAAGCACTCCTCGACAGTCGCGACTGTTTTCCACGCCAGCGATTCGCAATTGAATCCGAAGTCAGCACGATCCACGAAACATCCCTCCGCCTGCGAGGACGATGGTTCCAGTTAGTGGAGAGCGATCCCCCCTATCTCTTAATCGTCCTTGAAGATCGCCAACAGTCGATCCAACAACAGGCGATCGCGGACAAAGAAAAATACGGCTTAACCCGCCGCGAAGCGGAGGTTTGGGCATTGCGACGCGCTCACCACTCCTACAAAGCCATTGCAGCCAAACTCTACATTTCCGAAAACACCGTTAAAAAGCACATGAAGAACATTAACGCCAAACGACAAGCCGTAATGTGGGCGGAAGAAGATCGGAATTAG
- the groL gene encoding chaperonin GroEL (60 kDa chaperone family; promotes refolding of misfolded polypeptides especially under stressful conditions; forms two stacked rings of heptamers to form a barrel-shaped 14mer; ends can be capped by GroES; misfolded proteins enter the barrel where they are refolded when GroES binds) — protein sequence MAKIVSFKEESRRSLERGVNALADAVRITLGPKGRNVLLEKKFGAPQIVNDGITVAKEIDLEDPLENTGARLIQEVASKTKDIAGDGTTTATVIAQALIREGLKNVAAGANPVSLRRGIEKTIARLVEEVKSVAKPVEGDAIAQVASVSAGNDEEVGRMIAEAMNKVTKDGVITVEESKSMATELEVVEGMQIDRGYISPYFVTDQERQIVEFENPLLLITDKKISAIADLVPVLEKVARAGTALLIIAEDLEGEALATLVVNKARGVLNVAAIKAPGFGDRRKQMLQDIAVLTGGRLISEEVGLNLETVTLEMLGKARKVSIDKENTTIVAGGEHKTDVEKRIGQIRKQLAETDSEYDKEKLQERIAKLAGGVAVIKVGAATETELKDRKLRIEDALNATKAAVEEGIVPGGGTTLIHLASKIDSLKEGLSNVEEKVAADIVAKAMEEPLRQLADNAGVEGSVVVEKVRDTEFNVGYNAVSGAYEDMIAAGIIDPAKVVRSALQNAGSIAGMVLTTEALVVEKPEPPGAAAPDMGGMGGMGGMGGMGGMGGMGGMGGMGMM from the coding sequence ATGGCAAAAATCGTTTCGTTTAAGGAAGAATCGCGACGCTCGCTAGAGAGAGGCGTTAACGCCCTTGCCGATGCCGTCCGCATTACATTGGGCCCTAAAGGTCGCAATGTTCTATTAGAGAAAAAATTTGGCGCGCCGCAAATTGTGAACGACGGAATTACCGTTGCCAAAGAAATCGACCTCGAAGATCCCCTCGAAAATACAGGGGCAAGACTGATCCAAGAAGTGGCATCCAAGACCAAAGATATTGCTGGGGATGGGACAACAACCGCTACCGTAATCGCTCAAGCCCTGATTCGAGAAGGACTGAAAAACGTAGCTGCGGGAGCCAATCCCGTCTCTTTGCGTAGAGGAATCGAAAAAACGATCGCGCGATTGGTTGAAGAAGTCAAATCCGTCGCCAAACCCGTTGAAGGGGACGCGATCGCGCAAGTCGCTAGCGTTTCGGCGGGAAACGACGAAGAAGTCGGCAGAATGATTGCTGAAGCCATGAATAAAGTGACCAAAGACGGCGTAATCACCGTTGAAGAGTCTAAATCAATGGCAACAGAACTCGAAGTTGTTGAAGGGATGCAAATCGATCGCGGTTATATTTCCCCCTACTTCGTCACCGATCAAGAACGGCAGATTGTTGAGTTTGAAAACCCCCTGCTGCTGATTACCGATAAAAAAATTAGCGCGATCGCGGATCTCGTTCCCGTCCTCGAAAAAGTGGCTCGCGCAGGAACCGCACTACTGATTATCGCAGAAGACCTCGAAGGCGAAGCTCTTGCAACCCTCGTCGTCAACAAAGCCAGAGGCGTACTCAACGTTGCGGCAATTAAAGCCCCTGGATTTGGCGATCGTCGCAAGCAAATGCTCCAAGACATCGCAGTTCTCACCGGCGGACGACTCATTTCCGAAGAAGTCGGTTTGAATCTGGAAACCGTGACCCTCGAAATGCTTGGTAAAGCCCGCAAAGTTAGCATCGACAAAGAAAACACCACCATTGTCGCGGGTGGGGAACACAAAACCGATGTAGAAAAACGGATTGGTCAAATCCGCAAGCAGCTTGCCGAAACCGACTCCGAGTACGACAAAGAAAAACTCCAAGAACGCATTGCAAAACTCGCAGGCGGCGTTGCTGTCATTAAAGTGGGTGCAGCAACCGAAACCGAACTCAAAGACCGCAAATTGCGCATTGAAGACGCGCTTAACGCCACCAAAGCAGCAGTCGAGGAAGGCATCGTTCCTGGCGGCGGTACAACCCTGATCCACCTCGCTAGCAAAATCGATAGCTTGAAAGAGGGGCTGAGTAATGTGGAGGAAAAAGTCGCGGCGGATATCGTTGCTAAAGCGATGGAAGAACCCCTCCGCCAACTTGCAGACAATGCAGGAGTCGAAGGATCTGTTGTCGTTGAAAAAGTTCGCGATACAGAGTTCAACGTCGGCTACAACGCAGTCTCAGGAGCCTATGAAGACATGATCGCGGCGGGTATCATCGATCCCGCAAAAGTCGTGCGTTCGGCATTGCAAAATGCAGGTTCTATCGCAGGTATGGTTCTCACCACAGAAGCGCTTGTTGTCGAGAAACCCGAACCTCCCGGAGCCGCAGCCCCCGATATGGGCGGTATGGGCGGCATGGGTGGCATGGGCGGCATGGGCGGCATGGGTGGCATGGGTGGTATGGGTGGCATGGGGATGATGTAA
- a CDS encoding tetratricopeptide repeat protein, giving the protein LENYEQSIADHTKAIELNPANPGYYEERAWAFSASGRDEEARADYTKASKLKSDYASAYYNFGNTLFDLGKYEEAIANYTKAIDLKPRDFYYYDRGNALSDLGKYKEAIADYTNAIALDPKNSDYYYDRGNAWFDLERYQDAIADYTDAIELDPTNPDYYNDRGREWCHLENYEQSIADHTKAIELNPANPGYYEERAWAFSASGRDEEARTDYTKASKLKSDYASAYYNFGNTLLDLSKYEEAIDNYTKAIGLKPTDFYYYDRGNALSDLGKYKEAIADYTNAIELNPKDSDYYYDRGNAWFDLERYQDAIADYTNAIALNPKDSDYYYDRGNAWFDLKRYQDAIADYTNAIELNPKDSDYYYDRGNAWFDLKRYQDAIADYTKAIELDPDFTDADYNRRMALSF; this is encoded by the coding sequence TTTAGAAAATTACGAACAATCGATAGCTGACCATACCAAAGCAATCGAACTCAACCCCGCAAACCCCGGCTATTACGAAGAGCGTGCTTGGGCTTTTTCTGCTTCAGGTCGGGATGAAGAGGCGAGGGCGGACTACACGAAAGCGAGCAAACTCAAGTCAGACTATGCCTCAGCTTATTACAATTTTGGCAATACTTTATTTGATTTAGGCAAATATGAAGAAGCAATCGCCAATTACACCAAAGCAATTGACCTCAAGCCTAGAGATTTCTATTATTACGATCGCGGAAACGCTTTATCGGATTTAGGCAAGTATAAAGAAGCGATCGCGGACTATACTAATGCGATTGCACTCGATCCCAAAAATTCTGATTATTATTACGATCGCGGAAATGCTTGGTTTGATTTAGAAAGATATCAAGACGCGATCGCGGACTACACTGACGCGATTGAACTCGATCCCACAAACCCCGATTATTACAACGATCGCGGTCGAGAGTGGTGTCATTTAGAAAATTACGAACAATCGATAGCTGACCATACCAAAGCAATCGAACTCAACCCCGCAAACCCCGGCTATTACGAAGAGCGTGCTTGGGCTTTTTCTGCTTCAGGTCGGGATGAAGAGGCGAGGACAGACTACACGAAAGCGAGCAAACTCAAGTCAGACTACGCCTCAGCTTATTACAATTTTGGCAATACTTTATTGGATTTAAGCAAATATGAAGAAGCAATCGACAATTACACCAAAGCAATTGGCCTCAAGCCTACAGATTTCTATTATTACGATCGCGGAAATGCTTTGTCAGATTTAGGCAAGTATAAAGAAGCGATCGCGGACTATACTAATGCGATCGAACTCAATCCCAAAGACTCCGATTATTATTACGATCGCGGAAATGCTTGGTTTGATTTAGAAAGATATCAAGACGCGATCGCGGACTACACTAATGCGATTGCACTCAATCCCAAAGATTCCGATTATTATTACGATCGCGGAAATGCGTGGTTTGATTTAAAAAGATATCAAGACGCGATCGCGGACTATACTAATGCGATCGAACTCAATCCCAAAGACTCCGATTATTATTACGATCGCGGAAATGCTTGGTTTGATTTAAAAAGATATCAAGACGCGATCGCGGACTACACTAAAGCAATCGAACTCGATCCTGACTTCACTGATGCAGACTACAATCGCCGCATGGCTTTAAGCTTCTAA
- a CDS encoding Coq4 family protein, with product MQDSSLNIILKLAQTINPQVQPKHDFKIDLEYLRNLPEGSLGHAVASFLDEHGFEPLNSGDWIQRTHDVWHVLTGLSPSTNDELVLQAFTRAQLFRPSCAILVLLGLIGNRCSFSDILKAIQYGRLAKRLIDWDIESDWVTPLLEVRQKLGIVPLQEQATMDLIGSSGTAI from the coding sequence ATGCAAGATTCCAGCCTAAACATTATTTTGAAACTTGCCCAAACCATCAACCCACAGGTGCAACCGAAACACGACTTTAAAATCGACTTAGAATACTTGCGCAACCTTCCAGAAGGAAGTTTGGGTCATGCAGTCGCTTCCTTTCTCGACGAACATGGGTTTGAACCCCTCAATTCCGGGGATTGGATTCAGCGCACTCACGATGTTTGGCACGTCCTAACCGGACTCTCTCCCTCCACTAACGACGAACTCGTGCTTCAAGCCTTCACCCGCGCTCAATTGTTTCGCCCGTCCTGCGCTATCTTAGTCTTGCTAGGATTGATTGGCAATCGGTGCAGTTTTTCCGATATTCTCAAGGCGATTCAGTACGGCAGGCTTGCCAAACGCTTGATTGATTGGGATATTGAATCGGATTGGGTAACTCCCTTACTAGAAGTCCGCCAAAAGTTGGGAATTGTTCCCCTTCAAGAGCAAGCTACTATGGATTTAATCGGTTCTTCTGGGACGGCGATTTAG